From Nitrospirota bacterium, a single genomic window includes:
- a CDS encoding YceH family protein: MDIKLDNLEVRILASLIEKKITTPDYYPLTLNSLTAACSQKSNRNPVAAFDEKTVVRGIERLQEKGLVEKIYKADSRVPKYQHLFTERFKFNEREVAILCELMLRGGQTPGELRSRAGRMSSFRGLEEVEEVLTGLMERDEPVVTKLQRQFGRKEQRYMHLFSGIIEQEDAGNKMPMEPAAALVMEEDERIAALESKLEALSKDFEALKKAFNDFMVEFK; encoded by the coding sequence ATGGATATAAAACTTGATAATTTAGAAGTGCGGATACTGGCTTCTCTGATAGAGAAGAAGATAACCACCCCCGACTACTATCCTTTGACACTTAATTCGTTGACCGCCGCATGCAGTCAGAAGTCCAACCGGAATCCTGTTGCTGCCTTTGATGAGAAGACAGTTGTGAGAGGGATCGAGAGGCTTCAGGAGAAAGGGCTTGTTGAGAAGATATATAAAGCTGACAGCAGGGTTCCCAAGTATCAGCATTTATTTACGGAGAGATTCAAATTTAATGAGAGGGAGGTTGCGATCCTCTGTGAACTCATGCTTCGCGGCGGGCAGACCCCGGGGGAGTTGCGCAGCCGTGCCGGACGGATGTCCAGTTTCAGAGGGTTAGAAGAGGTTGAAGAAGTATTAACCGGCCTGATGGAGCGCGATGAACCGGTTGTGACCAAACTTCAGAGACAGTTTGGCAGAAAAGAGCAGAGATATATGCATCTTTTTTCAGGAATTATTGAGCAGGAAGATGCCGGTAATAAAATGCCTATGGAACCGGCCGCGGCCCTGGTTATGGAGGAAGATGAGCGCATAGCAGCCCTTGAGAGTAAGCTGGAGGCTCTGTCAAAAGATTTTGAGGCGCTGAAAAAAGCCTTTAATGATTTTATGGTTGAATTCAAATGA
- a CDS encoding SH3-like domain-containing protein, with translation MKRSLKLFTLFLLVISIAAVNTACNSKKKPAETSQQEQATQHPTPQAGPITTDTRPVISGKVVETMNSGGYTYVKLAKDGKEIWVAITEADIKKGEEMSFYSGDEMRNFTSKTLNRTFESVIFSPGIVGQAGDPNAAPFMSKGAVVTEKQKVKVEKAAGANSYTIADLYSKSVDLNNKSVKVKGVVVKVSPSIMGKNWVHIQDGTGDAAAGTHDLVLTTDSIPLDGETITATGSLAKDKDFGGGYAYKVILENASISK, from the coding sequence ATGAAAAGATCTTTAAAATTATTTACTTTATTCCTGCTTGTTATTTCAATAGCGGCAGTCAACACAGCGTGCAACAGTAAAAAGAAGCCTGCTGAGACTTCACAGCAGGAGCAGGCCACTCAGCACCCGACACCTCAGGCAGGCCCTATCACCACTGATACCAGGCCTGTAATATCTGGAAAGGTTGTTGAGACAATGAACAGCGGCGGTTATACATATGTGAAGCTGGCAAAGGATGGCAAAGAGATATGGGTAGCTATAACTGAGGCTGATATTAAGAAGGGCGAAGAGATGTCTTTTTATTCAGGCGATGAGATGCGCAACTTCACCAGCAAAACCCTTAACCGCACATTTGAGAGTGTGATCTTTTCTCCTGGAATTGTCGGCCAGGCTGGTGACCCTAATGCCGCTCCATTTATGAGCAAGGGCGCTGTCGTTACCGAAAAGCAGAAGGTCAAGGTTGAAAAGGCTGCCGGCGCTAATTCGTATACAATTGCTGATCTCTATAGTAAGAGTGTTGACCTTAACAACAAGTCTGTCAAGGTAAAAGGTGTTGTAGTTAAAGTTTCCCCAAGCATCATGGGAAAGAACTGGGTGCATATTCAGGATGGTACCGGAGATGCAGCTGCAGGGACACATGATCTTGTGCTGACGACTGATTCTATTCCTTTGGATGGTGAAACGATCACAGCCACAGGGTCTTTAGCTAAAGACAAGGACTTTGGCGGAGGGTATGCTTATAAAGTCATTCTTGAGAATGCCTCGATATCAAAGTAA
- a CDS encoding DUF1460 domain-containing protein, whose product MKKSFNLGRWSESELNDLICGSSKIKEAGSRIDYLSGRFIDSSYSASTLTGCHELPEELVVNLDGVDCFTFIDYIEAMRISKSFSEFIENLKRVRYREGQVDLKSRNHFFTDWTENNSQFVRDITKEIGGRTVERSIKHLNKRDDGTIFIKGIDPVWRDISYIPSGNIDDVIIDKLKTGDYVGIYSNASGLDVSHVGILIKAGKDIILRHASSIKRKVVDEDFKSYVSNKAGIIVLRPIG is encoded by the coding sequence ATGAAAAAATCTTTTAATTTAGGCCGATGGTCTGAGAGTGAACTGAATGACCTGATCTGCGGCTCATCAAAGATCAAAGAAGCAGGAAGCCGTATTGATTATCTCTCCGGCAGATTTATTGATTCTTCTTATTCCGCGTCAACTCTTACAGGCTGCCATGAGTTACCGGAAGAATTAGTGGTTAACCTTGACGGTGTTGACTGTTTTACGTTCATTGATTATATAGAGGCGATGAGAATATCAAAGTCATTCAGTGAGTTCATCGAAAATCTCAAGAGAGTGAGATATAGGGAAGGGCAGGTTGATCTCAAGAGCAGGAATCATTTCTTTACCGACTGGACGGAAAATAACAGTCAGTTTGTCAGAGATATCACAAAAGAGATAGGAGGCAGAACCGTAGAGAGAAGTATCAAACACCTGAATAAAAGAGATGACGGCACTATTTTCATTAAAGGTATTGATCCGGTATGGAGAGACATATCATACATTCCTTCCGGGAACATAGACGATGTGATCATTGATAAATTAAAGACCGGTGATTACGTCGGTATTTATTCAAACGCCTCGGGGCTGGATGTTTCCCATGTCGGGATACTCATAAAGGCAGGGAAAGATATTATCCTGAGACATGCCTCTTCCATAAAGAGAAAAGTGGTTGATGAAGATTTCAAATCGTATGTTTCCAATAAAGCTGGAATTATAGTGCTGAGGCCGATAGGATGA
- a CDS encoding septal ring lytic transglycosylase RlpA family protein has translation MRRYLNKNLVFIFVISLVLTTFTSSCAVIKAPYTITKGVVKGTYYAVKGTYELTAGATKLVYSIGKFTFNVVRAPLDWPLINDEIDTIDGLPVKEAIRLGRVKNAPYTVKGKKYFPMSVEKAKTYNEVGIASWYGYETRNKKFGYMTANGEKFDPKELTAAHKLLPLPINVKVTNLENKRSIIVRVNDRGPFPSDHNADSGKRIIDLSMGAAKMLGFYEKGTAKVKVEVVGL, from the coding sequence ATGAGGAGATATTTAAATAAAAATCTTGTTTTTATCTTTGTTATCAGTCTTGTTTTAACCACTTTTACTTCTTCCTGTGCAGTTATCAAAGCGCCTTACACAATTACAAAGGGAGTTGTGAAGGGGACATATTATGCCGTAAAAGGCACATATGAACTTACTGCAGGCGCCACAAAGCTTGTTTATTCCATAGGGAAATTTACCTTCAATGTAGTCCGCGCGCCGCTTGACTGGCCTCTGATAAATGATGAAATCGATACTATTGACGGCCTTCCGGTAAAGGAGGCCATCAGATTAGGAAGAGTGAAGAACGCGCCTTATACAGTAAAAGGCAAAAAGTACTTTCCCATGTCTGTTGAAAAGGCAAAGACCTATAACGAGGTCGGCATAGCATCATGGTATGGGTATGAGACAAGAAACAAGAAGTTCGGTTATATGACCGCAAACGGAGAGAAGTTTGATCCTAAAGAACTTACCGCAGCTCATAAACTTCTTCCCCTGCCCATCAATGTTAAGGTGACGAACCTTGAGAACAAGAGGTCTATAATTGTGAGGGTCAATGACAGGGGGCCTTTTCCGAGTGACCATAATGCTGACTCAGGCAAAAGGATAATAGACCTCAGCATGGGCGCGGCTAAGATGCTTGGTTTTTATGAGAAGGGAACGGCAAAGGTTAAAGTTGAGGTGGTTGGGCTTTGA
- a CDS encoding AmpG family muropeptide MFS transporter, translated as MKTRLQIFQVIASRRMLVSLIMGFACGLPLLLTMTVLQAWMKEAGVDLTVIGIMSLVGIPYTLKFIWAPFLDRFTLPFLGRRRGWLLIAQIALIFSIAGLGFTNPANNPWLVAFAAFIVTFFSASQDIVVDAYRREDMADEELGLGSSLYVNGYRVGMLLASGGGLIMADHISFSWVYFIMAACMLPGVITTLITPEPPNPMGAPKNMRDAVLNPLIEYFSREGALWILAFILFYKLGDTMASAMTTPFYLDIGFTKTEIGTIVKLFGFWATIIGSLIGGIMMLRLGINRSLWIFGFLQAISTAGFAILSQIGHSLPALAGVIVFENLSGGMGTAAYVAFMGSITNKKFTATQYALLSSLMGVPRVIASAPTGYLAKYMGWELFFIACTLIAIPGMLLLLKFAPWTQREEIKTV; from the coding sequence ATGAAAACGAGGCTTCAGATATTTCAAGTCATTGCAAGCCGCCGCATGCTCGTTTCATTGATAATGGGTTTTGCCTGCGGGCTGCCTCTGCTTCTAACCATGACTGTTTTGCAGGCATGGATGAAGGAAGCCGGAGTGGATCTGACCGTGATCGGCATAATGTCGCTGGTTGGCATTCCATACACCCTTAAATTTATATGGGCGCCTTTCCTTGACCGTTTCACGCTTCCTTTTCTGGGACGCAGAAGGGGATGGCTGCTCATAGCCCAGATAGCATTGATCTTTTCTATCGCCGGTCTCGGGTTTACAAATCCTGCGAACAATCCATGGCTTGTCGCATTTGCCGCTTTTATCGTCACATTCTTCAGCGCTTCACAGGACATAGTCGTGGATGCTTACCGCAGAGAGGATATGGCGGACGAAGAACTTGGATTAGGCTCTTCACTTTATGTGAACGGCTATCGTGTCGGTATGCTCCTTGCCTCTGGCGGCGGGCTTATTATGGCAGACCATATATCATTTTCATGGGTATATTTTATCATGGCGGCTTGCATGCTTCCGGGTGTCATTACAACACTTATCACGCCTGAACCTCCTAATCCGATGGGTGCTCCAAAGAACATGCGTGATGCGGTGCTGAACCCGCTCATTGAATATTTCTCCAGAGAAGGCGCTTTATGGATACTGGCATTCATTCTTTTTTATAAACTCGGGGATACGATGGCAAGCGCGATGACAACTCCTTTTTATTTAGATATCGGATTTACAAAGACCGAGATCGGCACTATCGTTAAACTCTTTGGTTTTTGGGCAACGATAATCGGCAGTCTCATAGGCGGGATAATGATGCTGCGCCTTGGAATAAACCGTTCTCTCTGGATATTCGGTTTTCTTCAGGCGATATCCACTGCCGGGTTTGCTATCCTCTCACAGATCGGACACAGCCTTCCCGCCCTTGCCGGAGTCATAGTCTTTGAAAATCTGAGCGGCGGAATGGGAACCGCTGCTTATGTCGCGTTTATGGGGAGCATAACTAATAAAAAATTTACTGCCACGCAATATGCGTTATTGAGCAGCCTTATGGGCGTGCCAAGGGTTATAGCCTCAGCGCCAACCGGTTATCTTGCCAAGTATATGGGCTGGGAGTTGTTTTTTATCGCCTGTACACTGATCGCGATACCCGGCATGCTTCTCCTTTTAAAGTTCGCTCCTTGGACTCAAAGAGAAGAGATTAAAACAGTTTAA